The following are encoded in a window of bacterium SCSIO 12643 genomic DNA:
- a CDS encoding MarR family transcriptional regulator: MDIEESILPQLGKTVKFLQLYIEDQLALAGIPLTKLQFIFLKIIDNNKDQPQSSLAELAGRDKTTFTRNINTLERKGLVTRTPSPIDKRNKLVNITPLGKEYILKSRPIIQKIISEIEQDITDEERENFTCTLTKIRTKLSEKKQFPNI, from the coding sequence ATGGATATAGAAGAAAGTATTTTACCGCAACTGGGTAAAACCGTTAAATTCTTGCAGCTTTATATTGAAGATCAATTGGCACTTGCTGGAATCCCGCTCACTAAGCTTCAGTTTATTTTTTTAAAAATTATTGACAATAACAAAGATCAACCGCAAAGCTCTTTAGCCGAACTTGCCGGGAGAGACAAAACCACATTCACAAGAAACATCAATACTTTGGAACGTAAAGGGCTTGTAACTAGAACTCCTTCTCCCATTGATAAAAGAAATAAGCTTGTAAACATCACACCATTAGGTAAGGAATACATTTTAAAATCCAGACCTATTATTCAAAAAATCATTTCAGAGATTGAACAAGATATTACGGATGAAGAACGTGAAAACTTCACATGTACACTAACAAAAATTCGAACCAAATTATCAGAAAAAAAACAGTTTCCAAATATTTAA
- a CDS encoding Nramp family divalent metal transporter, translating to MTPSLEDINKSIDARNKKGFFRKLFAFMGPAYLISVGYMDPGNWATDIAGGAQFGYKLIWVLVMSNIIALLLQSLSARLGIVRGRDLAQASREEFPKPVNLGLYVLAEIAIASTDLAEVLGMAIGLNLLFDIPLLWGVVLTLFDTFLLLFLINKGMRRMEAFILALIGVIGASFFAEMIFAQPHLPSVMEGFIPSIPNTTALFIAIGIIGATVMPHNLYLHSSLVQTRNHDKTEKGMRTAIKFNILDTTIALNLAFFVNAAILILAAATFYNSGMYNVSEIEDAYKFLEPMLGTKWAPILFAVALIAAGQSSTLTGTLAGQIVMEGYLNLRFQPWVRRIITRVIAIVPAVIVILIFGEGSTGTLLIVSQVILSLQLGFAVIPLIHHVSDKSTMGTFAIGPWTKLASWSSALVIVALNIWLVIEESSNFLRVTEHPVLWGIVITILAILTVSLLVYVTFVPIFKQRSMQKRSGVHQEQLLIDIDAPKQYNKIAVAVDFSTVDNKVIQHVLTVANKDTEIVLIHIVESVVARVFGDTVNDSEAQSDEVFLENYKQQISAHGYKVHTELGYGNPKTTIPQIANSFHADLLVLGSHGHGIWADVLFGTTIDAVRHKVEIPVFIVRE from the coding sequence ATAACTCCTTCATTAGAAGATATCAATAAATCAATAGATGCTCGCAACAAAAAGGGTTTCTTTAGAAAGCTGTTTGCATTTATGGGGCCTGCGTATCTGATTAGTGTAGGTTACATGGATCCTGGGAACTGGGCAACAGATATTGCCGGAGGTGCACAGTTTGGATATAAGTTGATTTGGGTATTGGTGATGTCCAATATCATTGCATTGTTATTACAAAGTTTAAGTGCACGACTGGGTATTGTTCGTGGACGTGATTTGGCACAAGCGTCAAGAGAAGAGTTTCCTAAACCAGTGAATTTAGGATTATACGTTTTGGCTGAAATTGCTATTGCATCTACCGATTTGGCTGAAGTTCTGGGAATGGCTATTGGTTTAAATTTATTATTTGATATCCCTTTATTATGGGGTGTGGTGTTGACCTTGTTTGATACTTTTTTACTGTTATTCCTGATCAATAAAGGAATGCGAAGAATGGAGGCTTTTATTTTGGCATTGATTGGAGTGATTGGAGCATCCTTTTTTGCCGAAATGATTTTTGCACAACCACATCTTCCATCCGTAATGGAAGGATTTATTCCATCCATTCCTAATACCACAGCATTGTTTATTGCCATAGGAATTATTGGTGCTACTGTAATGCCGCATAATTTGTATTTGCATTCTTCATTAGTGCAAACTCGAAATCATGACAAGACAGAAAAAGGGATGCGTACTGCAATTAAGTTCAATATCCTGGATACTACCATTGCATTGAATCTGGCGTTTTTCGTAAATGCAGCTATTTTGATTTTGGCAGCAGCTACATTTTATAACTCGGGAATGTATAATGTTTCTGAGATTGAAGATGCATATAAGTTTCTGGAACCTATGTTAGGAACAAAGTGGGCACCTATTTTGTTTGCGGTGGCATTGATAGCTGCGGGACAAAGTTCAACTTTGACAGGAACTCTTGCCGGACAGATTGTCATGGAAGGCTATTTAAATTTAAGATTTCAGCCCTGGGTGCGAAGAATTATTACGCGTGTAATTGCTATAGTGCCTGCGGTTATAGTAATTCTAATTTTTGGTGAAGGCTCTACAGGAACGCTATTGATTGTGAGTCAGGTCATTTTAAGTTTACAATTAGGGTTTGCTGTGATTCCTTTAATCCATCATGTAAGTGATAAATCTACGATGGGAACATTTGCTATTGGTCCATGGACAAAATTGGCTTCCTGGTCTTCTGCTTTGGTGATTGTGGCTTTGAATATTTGGTTAGTCATCGAAGAGTCATCAAACTTTTTAAGGGTTACCGAACACCCGGTTTTATGGGGGATTGTGATCACTATTCTTGCAATTTTGACCGTCAGTCTGTTAGTCTACGTAACGTTTGTGCCTATCTTTAAGCAACGCTCCATGCAAAAGCGTAGCGGAGTTCATCAGGAACAATTGCTTATTGATATTGATGCGCCAAAACAATACAATAAAATAGCAGTAGCAGTAGATTTTAGTACGGTTGATAACAAGGTGATTCAGCACGTGCTTACCGTAGCGAATAAAGACACGGAAATTGTCTTAATTCATATCGTGGAAAGTGTAGTGGCTCGAGTGTTTGGTGATACCGTTAATGATAGCGAAGCCCAGTCGGATGAGGTATTTCTGGAAAACTATAAACAACAAATAAGTGCACATGGATATAAGGTGCATACGGAACTGGGATATGGAAATCCAAAAACGACTATTCCGCAGATTGCGAACTCTTTTCATGCCGATTTGTTAGTTTTAGGGTCACATGGTCATGGTATTTGGGCGGATGTGCTGTTTGGAACAACTATTGATGCCGTGCGTCACAAAGTAGAAATTCCTGTATTTATTGTTCGGGAGTAG
- a CDS encoding phosphodiester glycosidase family protein → MKTNRILLFIGILLSLSSFYFVKEAVHTVDESKFISYQVDPDNMDLQFYWKDDQGQNIKNFKNLKTKLAENDKDLVFAMNGGMYLKDRSPQGLYIEKGQLKKAVNQKNSDYGNFYMKPNGVFYITDSKVPVVCETSQLKALHGIEYATQSGPMLLIDGKLHPQFIKGSKNLNIRNGVGILPNGDVLFAMSKEKVNFYDFATFFKQNDCQNALYLDGFVSRTYLPSEDWMQQDGNFGVIIGVTN, encoded by the coding sequence ATGAAAACCAATCGGATACTTTTATTTATAGGGATTCTGCTTAGTCTTTCCAGCTTCTATTTTGTGAAAGAAGCGGTGCATACGGTAGATGAATCCAAATTTATTTCCTATCAGGTAGATCCGGATAATATGGATTTACAGTTTTACTGGAAAGATGATCAGGGCCAGAATATCAAGAACTTTAAAAATCTCAAAACAAAATTGGCTGAAAACGATAAAGATTTAGTTTTCGCTATGAATGGCGGGATGTATTTGAAGGATCGGTCTCCACAAGGATTGTATATCGAAAAGGGCCAGCTTAAAAAAGCAGTGAACCAAAAGAATAGTGATTATGGGAACTTTTATATGAAACCAAATGGGGTGTTTTATATAACCGATTCTAAAGTTCCGGTAGTATGTGAAACTTCTCAATTAAAAGCTCTTCACGGAATCGAGTATGCAACTCAATCAGGACCTATGTTGCTCATTGATGGCAAACTTCATCCTCAATTTATAAAAGGATCTAAAAACTTGAATATTAGAAATGGCGTAGGGATTTTACCAAATGGGGATGTATTATTTGCTATGTCGAAGGAAAAGGTGAATTTTTACGATTTTGCGACCTTTTTTAAGCAAAATGATTGTCAAAATGCGTTGTATTTAGACGGATTCGTTTCCAGAACTTATTTGCCATCAGAGGACTGGATGCAACAAGATGGAAATTTTGGAGTAATCATTGGTGTCACTAATTAA
- a CDS encoding anthranilate synthase component I family protein: MERISKEYVFKPSLKERLIQWASTHKPCAILDSHSTHNQDYPNGISYDLIIGVGAFDQLLSNENSFDKLKFFHEKHQDWLFGYLSYDLKNELENLSSKNEDHHRVPHLHFFVPEIVITIQGELLTISSLKENHEEILNQILETPINQQKDRAPIEIQSRIHHAEYIRGVKSLLHHIQIGDIYEANFCQEFYAENIQTNPFELYSALVQTSPTPFSTFYSFNHNYLMCASPERFIKKTGNQIISQPIKGTAKRSSDPVLDEHLKHQLYRSKKDRTENVMIVDLVRNDLSRTAKQQSVKVDELFGVYSFSNVHQMISTISSEMNSEYHFTDVIKNAFPMGSMTGAPKIMALDLIEKFEHTQRGIYSGSVGYITPEGDFDFNVVIRSLQYNELNNYLSYMVGGAITHNSIPEDEYQECEIKADAIKKVLAGN; the protein is encoded by the coding sequence ATGGAGAGAATCAGCAAGGAATATGTTTTTAAACCTTCTTTAAAAGAGCGTTTAATCCAATGGGCATCTACGCATAAACCTTGCGCCATATTAGATAGTCACTCTACTCACAATCAAGATTATCCAAATGGGATATCTTATGATCTAATCATAGGAGTTGGCGCATTCGATCAATTGCTATCTAATGAAAACTCTTTTGACAAATTGAAATTTTTCCATGAAAAACATCAGGATTGGTTATTCGGTTATTTAAGTTATGACCTCAAAAATGAATTGGAAAACTTGTCTTCCAAAAACGAAGATCATCATCGGGTTCCGCACCTTCATTTTTTTGTGCCAGAAATTGTAATTACGATTCAGGGAGAACTGTTGACTATCTCATCACTTAAGGAAAACCATGAGGAGATTCTCAATCAAATTTTAGAAACACCAATTAATCAACAAAAGGATCGTGCTCCAATTGAGATTCAATCTCGAATTCATCATGCAGAATATATCAGAGGAGTAAAATCTCTATTGCATCATATTCAAATTGGGGATATTTACGAAGCTAATTTTTGCCAGGAATTCTATGCGGAAAATATCCAAACCAATCCTTTCGAATTGTACTCCGCATTGGTACAAACATCACCTACCCCATTTTCAACTTTTTATAGTTTTAATCATAACTATTTAATGTGTGCCAGCCCGGAAAGGTTCATTAAAAAAACCGGGAACCAAATTATCTCTCAGCCAATTAAAGGAACCGCTAAAAGAAGTTCTGATCCTGTTTTGGATGAACATTTAAAGCATCAATTGTATCGCAGCAAAAAAGATCGCACTGAAAATGTAATGATTGTGGACCTGGTACGGAACGACCTTTCCAGAACTGCAAAGCAGCAAAGTGTTAAAGTAGACGAATTGTTTGGAGTCTATTCTTTTTCCAATGTCCATCAAATGATCTCTACGATCTCATCAGAAATGAATTCCGAGTACCATTTTACAGATGTCATCAAAAATGCTTTTCCGATGGGCAGTATGACCGGAGCTCCCAAAATTATGGCGCTGGATCTTATTGAAAAATTCGAACATACACAAAGAGGTATCTACTCCGGGTCTGTGGGCTATATTACTCCGGAAGGTGATTTTGATTTTAATGTGGTTATCCGAAGCTTACAATACAATGAATTGAATAACTATCTTTCATATATGGTTGGAGGTGCTATTACGCATAACTCCATTCCTGAAGATGAATATCAGGAATGTGAAATCAAGGCAGATGCCATTAAAAAGGTTTTGGCAGGCAACTGA
- a CDS encoding ABC transporter ATP-binding protein: MIDLKDIKREFVVGKQMVRALRGVDIEIQKNEYAALMGPSGSGKSTLMNVIGCLDTPTSGTYRLNGKDVSRMMDDELAEIRNMEIGFVFQTFNLLPRYSALENVALPLVYAGWSKKDRLERAAEVLEMVGLADRMDHNPNELSGGQRQRVAVGRALVNKPSIILADEPTGNLDTKTSHEIMALFNEIHQNGNTVILVTHEEDIAEHAKRVIRLRDGIVESQGL; the protein is encoded by the coding sequence GTGATCGATCTAAAGGATATAAAACGTGAATTTGTTGTTGGGAAACAAATGGTAAGAGCGTTGCGGGGTGTTGACATTGAAATTCAGAAGAATGAATATGCTGCGTTGATGGGGCCTTCTGGATCGGGAAAGTCCACTTTAATGAATGTGATTGGTTGTTTAGATACACCAACTTCCGGTACGTATAGGTTAAATGGGAAGGATGTGAGTCGGATGATGGATGATGAATTGGCTGAAATTAGAAATATGGAAATCGGTTTTGTATTTCAGACATTCAACTTGTTACCCAGATATTCGGCATTAGAAAATGTGGCTTTGCCTTTGGTGTATGCCGGGTGGAGTAAGAAGGATCGTTTAGAGCGTGCGGCTGAAGTTTTGGAAATGGTGGGATTGGCGGATCGTATGGATCATAATCCGAATGAATTATCCGGAGGACAAAGACAACGTGTAGCCGTGGGAAGAGCTCTGGTAAATAAACCTTCCATCATTTTAGCGGATGAGCCAACAGGAAATTTGGATACCAAAACATCTCATGAAATCATGGCTTTGTTTAACGAAATCCATCAAAACGGAAATACTGTCATTTTGGTAACGCATGAGGAGGATATTGCTGAACACGCTAAACGTGTCATTCGTTTACGTGATGGAATAGTAGAGTCACAAGGGTTGTAG
- a CDS encoding M15 family metallopeptidase, which yields MHKRSVVYLTLIGFLYLAILSFKILIKPPQGFVYIQDHIPDIILDIRYAGVDNFVGQPVDGYLRPVGIMSLEATTSLQKVQAELKQQNLALKVFDAYRPQKAVDHFVRWAKVLDDTLTKKKYYPNIKKSDLFKLQYIASKSGHSRGSTVDLTLVDSEGNELDMGTSWDYFGPESWPSSSAISLEAQKNRKTLQKIMIKYGFKPYNEEWWHFTLRNEPFPDTYFNFDIE from the coding sequence ATGCATAAAAGATCAGTTGTATATCTAACTCTAATAGGCTTTTTATATCTGGCCATTCTTAGCTTTAAAATTCTAATAAAGCCACCTCAGGGCTTTGTATATATTCAGGACCATATTCCCGATATCATTCTGGATATTAGATATGCCGGGGTAGATAACTTTGTTGGACAACCTGTTGATGGATATTTAAGGCCTGTTGGCATCATGAGTTTAGAGGCTACAACTTCACTACAAAAGGTTCAGGCTGAATTGAAACAACAGAACTTAGCCTTAAAAGTTTTTGATGCTTATCGACCACAAAAAGCAGTAGATCATTTCGTTCGATGGGCAAAAGTTTTAGACGATACGTTAACCAAGAAAAAATACTATCCAAACATCAAAAAGTCTGATTTATTCAAACTTCAATATATAGCATCCAAATCAGGACATTCCAGAGGAAGTACGGTAGATTTAACACTAGTTGATTCTGAGGGAAATGAATTAGACATGGGCACTTCATGGGATTATTTTGGACCTGAATCCTGGCCATCCAGCTCAGCTATTTCACTGGAAGCTCAGAAAAACAGAAAGACTTTACAAAAGATCATGATAAAATATGGCTTTAAGCCATATAATGAAGAATGGTGGCACTTTACATTAAGGAATGAACCTTTCCCAGATACTTATTTCAATTTTGATATCGAATAA
- a CDS encoding cytochrome-c peroxidase, whose product MRLIVYIFIALFGVISLSNCKRSIPEPTDYPTTIHQTTPYDLKIPLGFPEMVIPENNPLTVEGVTLGRKLYYDRILDKDSARACASCHHQDQAFQIDNGTQQVLPHANFGWMTNYMWNGGFNGTLEDVMIFEVEVFFETNMDRLNNSKIYRELFKKAFNVDSITSKDAAFALAQFARTMNSGNSKFDQFINGAVLLTQQELQGQQLFFTEKADCFHCHGTIFLTDFTPRNNGLDANPDAGLMEVTGNPKDLGKFKTPTLRNIELTAPYMHDGRFNTLEEVVDFYSGGVHNTSTVDPLMVYAHNGGVSLTQEEKEALIAFLKTFTDQEFLNNPELASPF is encoded by the coding sequence ATGAGATTAATTGTATACATTTTTATTGCTTTATTCGGTGTAATCAGTTTGTCCAACTGTAAAAGAAGTATTCCGGAGCCTACAGATTATCCAACGACCATACATCAAACGACTCCTTATGATTTGAAAATACCTCTGGGTTTTCCTGAGATGGTCATCCCTGAAAATAATCCACTTACTGTTGAAGGGGTTACGTTGGGCAGAAAATTATACTATGATCGTATTCTAGATAAAGATAGCGCCCGTGCCTGTGCCAGTTGTCATCATCAAGATCAAGCATTTCAAATTGACAATGGAACGCAACAGGTTTTACCACATGCCAATTTTGGATGGATGACCAATTATATGTGGAATGGTGGTTTTAATGGCACATTGGAAGATGTCATGATATTTGAAGTCGAAGTATTTTTTGAGACCAACATGGATCGACTCAATAATAGTAAGATCTATAGAGAACTTTTCAAGAAAGCATTTAATGTGGATTCTATTACTTCTAAAGATGCTGCATTTGCGTTGGCACAATTTGCGCGAACGATGAACTCCGGCAATTCAAAGTTTGATCAATTCATTAACGGGGCAGTTTTATTAACGCAACAGGAACTTCAGGGACAACAGTTATTCTTTACTGAAAAAGCGGATTGTTTTCATTGTCACGGCACTATATTCCTTACAGATTTTACCCCAAGAAATAATGGTCTGGATGCCAACCCGGATGCCGGGTTAATGGAGGTCACAGGAAATCCAAAAGATCTTGGAAAATTTAAAACACCAACTTTAAGAAACATTGAACTCACTGCACCATATATGCATGATGGCAGGTTTAATACTTTGGAAGAAGTTGTCGATTTCTACAGCGGAGGCGTGCATAATACCTCTACCGTTGACCCTTTGATGGTTTATGCACACAATGGAGGTGTTTCACTAACACAGGAAGAAAAAGAGGCCCTCATCGCATTTTTAAAAACCTTCACAGATCAAGAGTTTTTGAATAATCCTGAATTGGCTAGTCCATTCTAA
- the tilS gene encoding tRNA lysidine(34) synthetase TilS translates to MKNLQKSLKSILQELCSGKSILVGVSGGADSMALAEILHRAGYTIEIAHCHFNLREIDADSDQAFVQNYATQLGVPFHTIKFETQSYADKNQVSIQMAARSLRYEWFEKIRVERSLDKIAVGTHLTDNIETFLLNSIRGTGLRGLRGIKMENGHIIRPLIQTTKQEIYDYVRSQGLDWVEDQSNKSVKYHRNKIRHDVLPHMKEINPNLEPTFNRNFKRLGRLDAFVEQEVDRVWTSWVNHTDTALEISISKIKAHDFADVVLNRKLDVFGFNPTHVDDLLNTLNTNLFVGKQINSDQYLMTVDREVIYLNSIEPFVLDQELLIDQNTSNLQEPLRLEFKRSSRKDLSFKRDHSIAYFDLEKLRFPIKLRRWQKGDRIHPFGMKGVKKVSDLLIDNKIPLHKKDHVWVLESQEEIIWVVGVRASERFKVDTNSKDVYQINILK, encoded by the coding sequence ATGAAGAATTTACAGAAAAGCTTAAAAAGTATTTTGCAGGAATTGTGCTCTGGTAAGTCCATTCTGGTTGGAGTAAGTGGCGGTGCTGATTCTATGGCGCTTGCTGAAATTCTTCATAGAGCAGGTTATACCATTGAAATAGCCCACTGCCATTTTAATTTACGAGAGATTGATGCGGATTCTGATCAGGCGTTTGTGCAGAATTATGCGACTCAATTGGGTGTGCCTTTCCATACGATAAAGTTTGAAACTCAATCTTATGCGGATAAAAATCAAGTTTCTATTCAAATGGCGGCTCGTTCATTGCGTTATGAATGGTTTGAAAAAATCAGGGTAGAAAGAAGTTTAGATAAAATCGCAGTAGGGACCCATCTAACTGATAATATTGAGACTTTTCTATTGAACTCCATTCGAGGAACGGGATTGAGGGGACTTAGAGGGATTAAAATGGAAAATGGTCATATTATTCGACCATTGATCCAAACAACCAAGCAGGAGATTTATGATTATGTTAGATCTCAAGGATTGGATTGGGTAGAAGACCAATCGAATAAAAGTGTAAAATATCATCGCAACAAAATCCGTCATGATGTTTTACCGCATATGAAAGAGATTAATCCAAATTTGGAGCCCACGTTTAATCGAAATTTTAAACGTTTGGGAAGATTAGACGCGTTTGTAGAACAGGAAGTAGATCGAGTTTGGACATCCTGGGTGAATCATACTGATACCGCATTGGAGATTTCGATTTCAAAGATCAAAGCGCATGATTTTGCAGATGTAGTTCTAAATCGAAAGTTAGATGTATTTGGTTTTAATCCAACGCATGTGGATGATTTGTTGAATACATTAAACACAAATTTGTTTGTAGGAAAACAAATTAACTCTGATCAATATCTTATGACCGTTGATCGCGAGGTCATATATTTAAATTCAATTGAACCATTTGTTTTGGATCAGGAACTATTAATTGATCAAAATACTTCTAATTTGCAAGAACCATTACGATTGGAGTTTAAAAGGTCTAGCCGTAAAGATTTGAGTTTTAAAAGAGATCACTCTATAGCATATTTTGACCTGGAGAAACTCCGGTTTCCAATTAAACTCAGAAGGTGGCAAAAAGGAGATAGAATTCACCCGTTTGGAATGAAGGGCGTAAAAAAAGTTTCTGATTTGTTGATTGATAATAAAATACCCTTGCACAAAAAGGATCATGTTTGGGTGTTGGAGTCTCAAGAAGAAATTATTTGGGTTGTAGGTGTTCGAGCGTCTGAGCGATTCAAAGTAGATACAAATAGTAAAGATGTATATCAAATCAATATTTTGAAGTAA
- a CDS encoding queuosine precursor transporter, translating to MNQKLKTQADFLYLTLAALFIASLVTTNLIANKFVTVDLGFKEFVISAGMIPYPFTFLITDILSEIYGKRKTTNVVITGFFATLFVLLILWLGSIFPAIEQSHVTNEVYDTVFANSYRVVFSSMLAYLVAQFADLRLFHFWKNLTNGKHLWLRNNASTIVSQLLDTILVVGVLFIGKMTVPEMAVLVKDGWMYKILFALVDTPVMYLAVFVIRKKFQLQPNEEMS from the coding sequence ATGAATCAGAAATTAAAGACTCAAGCAGATTTCTTGTATTTGACATTAGCTGCTTTGTTTATTGCCTCATTGGTTACCACGAATTTAATTGCGAATAAATTCGTTACGGTGGATTTAGGGTTTAAAGAATTTGTAATTTCTGCCGGCATGATTCCCTATCCATTTACTTTTTTGATTACGGATATACTTTCTGAGATTTATGGAAAGCGCAAAACAACTAACGTGGTAATTACTGGTTTTTTTGCCACACTATTTGTGTTACTGATCTTATGGTTAGGAAGTATATTCCCGGCTATTGAGCAGTCTCACGTCACCAATGAAGTATATGATACCGTATTTGCCAATTCTTATAGAGTGGTATTTTCTTCTATGTTGGCCTATTTAGTCGCACAATTTGCGGATCTAAGATTATTTCACTTCTGGAAGAATCTAACCAATGGTAAACATCTGTGGTTAAGAAATAATGCTTCAACTATAGTGTCCCAATTATTAGATACAATATTGGTTGTGGGAGTTTTGTTTATTGGAAAAATGACAGTCCCTGAAATGGCAGTTTTAGTAAAGGATGGTTGGATGTATAAAATTTTATTTGCCCTTGTAGATACCCCGGTGATGTAT